The Thermococcus sibiricus MM 739 DNA window GGGCTTTACATCCCACCCAAATTGAGCCATATTTTGTCTAACTTGTACCGGGTGTTCTTCGAGAGCCACATATATTCCAGGTTCACCCATTTGTAAGCCGTTCCATAGGAACTGCTGGCTGAATATTGTCTTTCCCGTTCCCGGCCCTCCACTAAGCAAAACTACGTTTCTTTCTGGTATCCCTCCATGAAGGATTTCATCCATCCCTGGAATTCCAGTTTCTACCCTCTTTATCAATTTTTCACCCCCTTATAAGAGTTATTCACTGATTTAAGCAAGTTTAAACAGAATAGATATTTTAATTACCAATTGGTAGTATATTATGAAGATATTTAAATTTTACGGTGAAAGGAAAAAACTCAAAGAACCCTCATTTATGTCGTCTTATGAATTCTCCAATGTCAGTGATGTTCTTGATGAACTTCCCATTGCTTTTTGGGTTTATAAGGCCTAATCCAAGGATTATACCTTCCTCATTTAGGATAACCAACTTTTTACTCCCTTTCCAGCTGTACTCTTTGACCCCATTTTTGGGCACGTCTTTGCCGGTTGTGAAGAGGAAAGCTGTTTTTGGTTTTAGAATAGCAAAGTTCTGTTTGATATCAACAAAGTAGAAAAACTCGATGTTGGGATAAAACTTTTCAACAAGATTTCTGTCAACCTTTATTGTGCCCACAAAGGTTCCGAATGCATAGGGTTTTATCTTCAAGCTCTCTATTCTTCTCCAAACTTCTCCGTTTACCGCATAAACATCCCTGAACTTCCCCTCAACTATCCCAAAAAACTCGTGCTTTAGCTCCCCAAACTTCTCTGCTTCTTTCATTATCAAATCAAACTCCCAAGACGAAGCCCTTCTGTATCTAAGTTCCATTGTACTCACCGTTTAAGAGCCTGCTTAAACCATCTAAATCAGTCTTTTCAGACTCCTTCTGAAACTTCAACCCAAGCTCAGCTATATCTTCCTTCTTTATTATCTTCTCCCCCTCGCCAATGCCAGGGCAGCTTTCATCGTAATATAGCCAGAGATTTTCTCCCTTGTATTCAAAAGGCTCCTCACCTTCAATCCCAAGCGGCTTGTGAGAGACCATAAAAGGATAGATTTTGCATATTAGTGGATTGTAGGAGTGGATTTTGCACTTTCCGGTCTCTGGGTCATGAAAAATACATCCGAGATCCCACTCTCTGTAAGCCAAAAAAAACCTTATTTTCCCTCCTTCAGCAGTCATAAGAACGAAATCCTGCGGATCGTGGCCATGAGCCATAATGTTGGCTATATCTGAAATAGTCAAGTAGATAAACCTACCTCTACAGCAGTCGAGACAGAATTTGCACTCAAAGTTTACATCATCTTTCAGTGGTTTTGGTTTGAACCTCATCTTTATCCCCGTGCTTTTTTAAGTGCATCCCCAGTTCAAGTGTTCAAATGCCCATCAAACTCCTGGCTTTTCACGAAGTTGGCATGCCCATTTTTATCAAGTCTCTTGCTTACATATGGCCCATCCTTTCTATAGCCAAACTTTCTGTAGTACTCCCTAACACCAACCCCACTTATGATAAGCATTTTCTTTCTGTCAAATTCTTCAAAGGCTATTCTCTCAGCCTCAGCTAAGAGCTCCCTTCCGTAACCGCGGTGCTGCCACTCGTACTTCGGCTTTCCACCTATTGGTACCAGTGGCCCGTAAACGTGGAGCTCCCTAACTATAGCAGACGGACAGCAGTTTATTTCTTTCCTGTGAGCTTTTTCACTTGGAATTCTAAGCCTTATGAAGCCAATTAGAATATCGTTCTTCACATCCTCGAAGCTCAGGAATATCTCGTGACCTTCACTCGCCTCATAATCCTCTCTCAAAAGTTTGATGTGTTCCACTTCGGGCTCTATCCCAAACTTCTGCATCTGGTGTCCAACTTCTCTAAAACGAATCTCTCTAGGTCTTATTCCCCTTCTCACAAGTTCATTAAAGACCAGTTGACCAAGATTAGAATGCTTTACACCCGCTTCAACGAGTTGCACTGGAATGTCTCTCTGAATTCTCATGACCCTAACCCACTTAGGAAGCATCTTGTAAACTTCAACAAGCAGTTCAACAGCCTCTTCGGTTGTATAAGGCCTGTATTTTCCTTCTTTATACCACCTATAAAGGATCGTATCCTTCGTAACCAATGTGGGGTAAACCTTAAGCATATCAGGCCTGAAGCGTTCGTCCTCGAAGATTATCTGAAATGCCTTTAAGTCTCTCTCAAAGTTGCTTCCCGGTAAGCCCGGCATCATGTGGTAGTTTATCTTGAGACCGGCATCTTTGAGGAGCTGTGTAGCCCTTAAAGTGTCCTCAACAGTGTGTCCTCTCTTAACCCTCTCGTAGATGAAGTTAAACACCGTTTGAACGCCAAGCTCTACTCTCGTTGTCCCGAGCTTCAGCATTCTATCTATTTGCTTTTCCATAGCCCAATCGGGCCTTGTTTCAATCGTCAATCCCACCATCCTGACTTTTGCCTTTTCATTTTTCCTCTGCTCCTCTTCGAGATAGTAGTAAGGTTTCTTGTGTGTTCTTTCCCAGGCTGCTTTAAAGAGTGGATCTTTATCAATATCTCCAAAGAGAACTGCATTCCTTATCTTTTCCTCAAGGTTTTCAATGTCTTTGAAATGTGAAAAGTCATTCATAGCTTTGAAGGCCTCTTTAATGAACCATTCCTGGTAATCTAGATCCACAGCTGGGAAAGTTCCACCTTGGATGATAACTTCAACCTTGTCTATATCGTGGCCAATGTCGTAGAGCTGCTTTAGGCGGTTCATCATTATAAGGTAAGGATGATAAACATTCTGAAGAGCTCTCAAAGCCGAAGGTTCTTTTCCAGTATAACTCTGCGGAGAACCTTCACTCGGCCCTCCGGGGCAATAAATACACCTACCATGGGGGCATGGGAAAGGTTTTGTCATCATGGCCACAACGGCCACTCCACTTATAGTTCTTGTTGGCTTCTTCTTAAGAAACTCCTTAAACTTCTCCCTCTGGTCTTTCCTCATCACCCTGAGAATGTCTGAATTAGTAGGGAGCTTACTTAGATGATATTTCCTAGCTATTTTAACCTTAAACCTGTTAAGTTGATCCTTATCCTTAATCTCGCCAGATATTATCACCTTTGCAATTTCCTCGCAGGCCTTTCGGTATTTTTCTTCCATCCTCATCACGTTCATAAGATAGTGTGGGCATTTAAAAGTCTTCACCTGAAAAGTGTTTTAAGCAGTAGAGAATACTAATTTCGGTGAAGAAAAATGGTTAACAAAGATGAAATTGTAAACTTCCTTGATGAATACCTAGACATAAACTCTTTTCCTGATAAATCCCGCAATGGTCTGCAAGTGGAAGGAAAAGAGGAAGTTGAAAAGATTGCCTTTGCCATCGATGCCTGTATGGACACCTTTATTAAAGCCCGCGCATTCGATGCTGATATGCTAATAGTTCACCATGGCCTTATATGGGGAGGAATAGAATACGTCAGGGGGCTTGTGCAGAAAAGGCTCAAGTTCCTTCTTGAGAACGAGCTGAACCTCTATGCAGCTCACCTTCCCCTTGACCTTCATCCCGAAGTGGGGAACAACGTCCAACTTTTGAAACTTTTGGGATTGGAGCCAAAGGAACCCTTTGGAAGCTATAATGGTTTAAGCATAGGATATACATCCGAATTTGATGAACCAAAACCGCTGCCTTTAGTTGCTCAAATACTCGTGGAAAAGTTGAAAACTGACTATGTGAAGGCCTATGAATTCGGGGTTGAGGAGATAAAGAGGGTTGCCGTTGTAAGTGGCAGAGGCGGGTTTACCATACCGGAGGCAATAGAAAAAGGAGTGGATTTATTCATAACGGGAGAATTTTTGCATGACGACTACCATACGGCAAAGGAAGGAAGGCTAAGCGTTATTGCCGCTGGACACTACGCGAGTGAAACCCTAGGAGTTAAGGCGCTAATGCCCGTCCTAAGGGAAAAGTTTAGAGTCAAAACGGTGTTCATTGACAATCCGACTGGGTTGTGAGGTCTTTTACTTTCTTTTCTCATGCTCAGTTGTGATCTTAGTTTTTTATGAAATAACACTATCAATTACTTTTCTCAATATAAAAGTTTAAAAAGTTCTAATGAGCTATTGTTAATGGTAATGAGGGCCCCCTCTAAGCGCCCCCATGCCCGAACCACGAAAATTTTTTAGGAGATTCCACAATGTGGAGGAAACTCTTAAGTTTAATAGTAGGATTGTTGGTTTTGGGAGCGATAGGAGAGATAGCTAGTGCAAAGGAATTGCAAGGGATGCAACAATTATCGATTTCTCTAAGCAAGATTGTTCAGCAAGAGTTTAGTATTAAGATGGAAAATGGTACAATTATATCATTAAATGAAAGACCTACTAGCGTTACCATAACTGAGAATGGTACCACAATAAAACAGGTTGAAAAATATCATTTCAAAAACATAAAACTCTCAAAAATTACATTCATTACCCAACACGATGTTAGGACAGTGCTGGTTATTGGTTCTTCAAAGAAACAGAAAGTAGATATACTTTGGAAAATAAAGCCAAATCATGACATTGTAAAAAGTATCACAATAATAGACACTGACAAAAGATCAACTATTCCCACAGGAAACACTGAGATAACATTCATGACTAAACCGAAAGAAATGTTGATAAGAACTGAGAACGGCAATATATTAATTGAGTATGATCACATAGCTTCGAAATTTCATAGGAGGGCTATATCCAATAAAGAAACAGCACTCATATTTGGGCCATTTGAACTCAATTCTGACACAGTGTTAAATGTTGGAGAATTCGCTTTGTCTAGTGCAACGGTGAATTCATATTACTACGTCCCCTCACCTTCACAGTATCCAATAGAGGACTACTTTGATATCTACGACTATGATGGGGATGTTGTTGGGAGAGCTGTAGTTGCAATATACGGCACTAGAAAAAGTGGCAGTTATTATGCCCACTTATATGATGGGCAAGAAGGATATACATCATTGGGTTATGCCGTTTCTCCAGCAGACACCAATAAGTATTCTAAACTTGTTTTCCATTCCCTAAGTACAACATTCAAATTTTATGGAGGATATTTCAGTTCAGATTATCTCCCATTAGAAATAGAACTTAGTTATGATGCATTTAATGGAGATTACACAAGCTCACAATTCAGAGAAGTCTTTACAACTTTAGTAAACCTTGCATCAATATACCTTGAAGGTGGAGGGTTTCTACCAATTTTACTTGATGGTCTAACTGCAGAAAGTCGCAATAATGTTGGTACAGATGAGCTCACCAAGTACTATCGGGGCCCTGAGCATATCACATATCAAGGTGTTATAATGGAGTACATTGGAACAGATGAAATTGGTCAGTATTACACATATACTGTGCATTTACCCTTTGACTTAGAAGAGGATATTATCAAGTTCTATCTTACAGTAAGGCCCGGAATTGCTGCGAACCATCCAGATGGTTATCCGACTGATGTATTATTCGCTAGGGAGTATTCAATTCCAATATTTATTACTTTGGAACAATACCCATAATTAGGTGAAATTCATGAGAAAGCGGAGCATTTTGGCATTTTATTTCTTTTATGTAATCTTGTTCAATTTAGTGATTCCAACAAATTCTCTAGTCTCAGAGAACGGCTTTGAATGGCATCCTTACTACACGTACACAGACTACTCCAAACTTACTTACACCTCTTCTCTTTATT harbors:
- a CDS encoding Nif3-like dinuclear metal center hexameric protein — protein: MVNKDEIVNFLDEYLDINSFPDKSRNGLQVEGKEEVEKIAFAIDACMDTFIKARAFDADMLIVHHGLIWGGIEYVRGLVQKRLKFLLENELNLYAAHLPLDLHPEVGNNVQLLKLLGLEPKEPFGSYNGLSIGYTSEFDEPKPLPLVAQILVEKLKTDYVKAYEFGVEEIKRVAVVSGRGGFTIPEAIEKGVDLFITGEFLHDDYHTAKEGRLSVIAAGHYASETLGVKALMPVLREKFRVKTVFIDNPTGL
- a CDS encoding tRNA uridine(34) 5-carboxymethylaminomethyl modification radical SAM/GNAT enzyme Elp3, which encodes MEEKYRKACEEIAKVIISGEIKDKDQLNRFKVKIARKYHLSKLPTNSDILRVMRKDQREKFKEFLKKKPTRTISGVAVVAMMTKPFPCPHGRCIYCPGGPSEGSPQSYTGKEPSALRALQNVYHPYLIMMNRLKQLYDIGHDIDKVEVIIQGGTFPAVDLDYQEWFIKEAFKAMNDFSHFKDIENLEEKIRNAVLFGDIDKDPLFKAAWERTHKKPYYYLEEEQRKNEKAKVRMVGLTIETRPDWAMEKQIDRMLKLGTTRVELGVQTVFNFIYERVKRGHTVEDTLRATQLLKDAGLKINYHMMPGLPGSNFERDLKAFQIIFEDERFRPDMLKVYPTLVTKDTILYRWYKEGKYRPYTTEEAVELLVEVYKMLPKWVRVMRIQRDIPVQLVEAGVKHSNLGQLVFNELVRRGIRPREIRFREVGHQMQKFGIEPEVEHIKLLREDYEASEGHEIFLSFEDVKNDILIGFIRLRIPSEKAHRKEINCCPSAIVRELHVYGPLVPIGGKPKYEWQHRGYGRELLAEAERIAFEEFDRKKMLIISGVGVREYYRKFGYRKDGPYVSKRLDKNGHANFVKSQEFDGHLNT
- a CDS encoding YkgJ family cysteine cluster protein, yielding MRFKPKPLKDDVNFECKFCLDCCRGRFIYLTISDIANIMAHGHDPQDFVLMTAEGGKIRFFLAYREWDLGCIFHDPETGKCKIHSYNPLICKIYPFMVSHKPLGIEGEEPFEYKGENLWLYYDESCPGIGEGEKIIKKEDIAELGLKFQKESEKTDLDGLSRLLNGEYNGT
- a CDS encoding NIP7 pre-PUA domain-containing protein, which codes for MELRYRRASSWEFDLIMKEAEKFGELKHEFFGIVEGKFRDVYAVNGEVWRRIESLKIKPYAFGTFVGTIKVDRNLVEKFYPNIEFFYFVDIKQNFAILKPKTAFLFTTGKDVPKNGVKEYSWKGSKKLVILNEEGIILGLGLINPKSNGKFIKNITDIGEFIRRHK